The DNA segment GCCGCAATGCAGCCGTCATGCCGTCGCGTTCAGCCAGCCACAGGGCGCGCTGTTGAATACGGGCCTGCAGGTCGCCACCGACGCTGCGCGCCTGGCGGTTGGCCTGCTGGTCATCAAGCAGGCCGGCCTGGGCTTCGCGCAGGCGTACGGCTTCAGTCAGCCAGAGGGTGTCTAGAGGAGTCGGGGCAGTCACACAACATCTCTTGAAAGATTACAGATAGCGAGCATAACCGCTGGGAGAGCTATTGAGGGCTAACAGTTCCCTGTATTCTTGGGCGTATGAAAAAGCATCTTCCTCTCAGCCTGATCGCCGCCATGGCCGAAAACCGGGTGATCGGCATCGACAACTCCATGCCCTGGCATCTGCCGGGGGACTTTAAATACTTCAAGGCCACGACCCTGGGCAAGCCAGTCATCATGGGGCGCAAGACCTGGGATTCGCTGGGGCGACCCTTGCCTGGCCGGTTGAACCTGGTGGTCAGCCGCCAGCGCGACCTGCACCTCGATGGTGCCGAGGTGTTCAGCTCGCTGGAGGCCGCAATGGAGCGTGCCGAGCAATGGGCGCAAGAGCAGGGCGTGACCGAGGTGATGCTCATCGGCGGCCAGCAGTTATATGCGCAGGGCTTGCCCCACGCAGATCGTCTGTACCTGACCCGCATTGAACTCAGCGTTGAGGGCGATGCCTGGTTCCCGGAGTTCGACACCGCACAATGGCAACGGGTATCGACCCAGCCCAATGCGGCAGAGGGCGACAAGCCGGCTTACCACTTCGATGTCTGGGAACGCCAGGGCACTTAAGTCATCTTTGTGTCATAAAAGTGTCGCTTTCGTGGTCGGTTGTCGCGCATGGCAAAGAGTCTGGCGTGATCGGAATCGAAGCGGTCGCAGCGATGCGCTAGCTGCAATGCAATTTTGTTACGGTCGGCCTCATCTACCACGAAGGGGCACCACGATGAACTTTGCACCACGACTGTTAGCGGCCGCACTTTGCATGGGGTTGGGCCTGGGGCTAAGCCTGCAGGCATCGGCCACGGAACTCAAACACTGGCCAGAACCCGCCGCCAAGGCGCTGGACGCGATGATTGCGGCCAACGCCAACAAAGGCAATTACGCGGTGTTCGACATGGACAACACCAGCTATCGCTTCGACCTCGAAGAGTCACTGCTGCCGTACATGGAAAGCAAAGGCCTGATCACCCGTGACAAGCTCGACCCCTCGCTGAAACTCATCCCCTTCAAAGACACCGCCGAACATAAAGAAAGCCTGTTCAGTTACTACTACCGCCTGTGCGAACTGGACGATATGGTCTGCTACCCGTGGGTGGCCCAGGTGTTCTCAGGCTTTACCCTCAAGGAACTCAAAGGCTACGTCGATGAGCTGATGGCCCTCGACAAGCCGATCCCGGCCACTTATTACGATGGCGACACGGTCAAGACCCTTGAAGTCCAGCGGCCGAAGATCTTTACCGGGCAGACCGAGCTGTACAACAAGCTGATGGAGAACGGCATCGAGGTCTATGTGATGACCGCCGCTTCCGAAGAACTGGTGCGCATGGTCGCCTCCGATCCGAAGTACGGCTACAACGTCAAACCGGAAAACGTCATCGGCGTGACCATGATGCTCAAGGATCGCAAAACCCAGCAACTGACCACCGCGCGCAAACAGATCACCGACAAGCAATATGACCCCAAAGCCAACCTGGATCTGGAATTGACCCCCTACCTGTGGACCCCGGCCACCTGGATGGCGGGCAAACAGGCGGCGATCCTGACCTATATCGACCAGTGGAAAAAACCGGTACTGGTGGCTGGCGATACACCGACCAGCGACGGCTACATGCTGTTTCACGGGGTAGACGTCAACAAGGGCGGCGTACACCTGTGGATCAACCGCAAGGACAAGTACATGACCCAGCTTAACGGCATGATCAAGGCCAATGCCGAAGCTCAGGCCAAAGAAGGGCTGCCGGTAACGGCGGACAAGAACTGGGTGATCGTCAAGCCGGAGGAGATTCAGTAAAAGATTACCCGCTGCCTCGGCGCCGCGCTGCCGCACAGCAAACGCGGAGCCTCGTAGGAGCCGCTTTAGCGGCGAAGATTTCGCGGCTGAAGCCGCTCCTACCCTCGGCAGCATAAAAAAACCGGCGCAATGCACCGGTTTTTTATTTACCGCACCAACTCAGAGACCGTCGAGCAGCGCCTTGTTACGCACCGCACCCTTGTCGGCGCTGGTGGCCAGCAGGGCGTAGGCTTTCAGGGCGGTGGTCACCTTGCGTGGGCGGACTTCGACCGGCTTCCAGCCTTTCTTGTCTTGCTCGACGCGGCGGGCAGCCAGTTCTTCGTCGCTGACCAGCAGGTTGATCGAGCGGTTGGGGATGTCGATCAGGACCTTGTCGCCGTCACGCACCAGGCCGATGGCACCGCCGGATGCTGCTTCAGGCGAAGCGTGGCCGATCGACAGGCCCGAAGTACCGCCCGAGAAGCGGCCGTCGGTGAGCAGGGCGCAGGCTTTGCCCAGACCCTTGGATTTCAGGTAGGAGGTCGGGTAGAGCATTTCTTGCATGCCCGGGCCGCCTTTCGGACCTTCGTAGCGAATGATCACGATATCGCCGGCTTTCACTTCGTCAGCGAGGATGCCGCGCACCGCGCTGTCCTGGCTTTCGAAGATCTTGGCGTTGCCTTCGAAGACATGGATCGACTCGTCCACGCCGGCGGTTTTCACCACGCAGCCGTCCAGGGCGATGTTGCCGTACAGCACGGCCAGGCCGCCTTCTTTGGAGTAGGCGTGCTCGAAGCTGCGGATGCAGCCGTTCTCACGGTCGTCGTCCAGGCTTTCCCAGCGGGTCGACTGGCTGAACGCGGTCTGGGTCGGGATGCCGGCCGGGCCTGCCTTGAAGAAATGATGCACCGCTTCATCGGTGGTCTGGGTGATGTCCCACTTGGCGATGGCTTCTTCCATCGAGCGGCTGTGCACCGTCGGCAGGTCGGTGTGCAGCAGGCCGCCACGGGCCAGCGAACCGAGGATGCTGAAGATGCCGCCGGCGCGGTGCACGTCTTCCATGTGGTACTTCTGGATGTTCGGTGCCACCTTGCACAGCTGCGGCACCACGCGCGACAGGCGATCAATGTCGCGCAGGTCGAAGGCGATCTCGGCTTCCTGAGCCGCTGCCAGCAGGTGCAGGATGGTGTTGGTCGAACCGCCCATGGCGATGTCGAGCATCATCGCGTTCTCGAACGCCTTGAAGTTGGCGATGTTGCGCGGCAATACCGACTCGTCGTTCTCGCCGTAGTAGCGCTTGCACAGCTCGACGATGGTGCGCCCGGCCTGCAGGAACAGCTGCTCGCGGTCGCTGTGGGTCGCCAGGGTCGAACCGTTGCCCGGCAGGGCCAGGCCCAGGGCTTCGGTCAGGCAGTTCATCGAGTTGGCGGTGAACATGCCGGAGCACGAACCGCAGGTCGGACAGGCGCTGCGCTCGTACTCGGCGACTTTTTCGTCACTGGCGGTCGAGTCGGCGGCGATGACCATGGCATCGACCAGGTCCAGACCGTGGCTGGCCAGTTTGGTCTTGCCGGCTTCCATCGGACCGCCGGAAACGAAGATCACCGGGATGTTCAGGCGCAGGGCGGCCATCAGCATGCCGGGGGTGATCTTGTCGCAGTTGGAAATGCACACGATGGCATCGGCGCAGTGCGCGTTGACCATGTACTCGACGGCGTCGGCGATGATCTCGCGGCTCGGCAGCGAGTACAGCATGCCGTCGTGGCCCATGGCGATCCCGTCGTCCACGGCGATGGTGTTGAACTCTTTGGCCACGCCGCCGGCGCGTTCGATTTCACGGGCGACCAGTTGGCCCAGGTCCTTGAGGTGCACATGGCCCGGTACGAACTGGGTGAAGGAGTTGGCGATGGCGATGATCGGCTTTTTGAAGTCGTCATCTTTCATGCCGGTGGCACGCCACAGGGCACGGGCACCGGCCATGTTACGGCCATGGGTGGAAGTCTTGGAACGATAATCAGGCATTGGGGGACTCCGGCAAATCAGGCTAATCAGTCGGACACCTCTAAAAACGGCCTGCGTTGTCATTGCTGCGTTGAAACCGGACTCGGAATGCTCATGTGCTTCAGCACACTGCGCTTCCTTGCCTGTTTCGCCTTGCGCTGACTGCCTCGCCTGCGTTTTCAGAGGTGCCCATCAAGGGGAGTGAGCTTCTAGTGATCCACATGCAAGACGGCATTGATCGCATGCAGGGAAATAACCGAAAGCTACGGGATCACCGTGCACTCGGCCTGAGCTCATAAACCCGCCGGGGGATGACTGGCGATGAATAGCGCCGATTCTACACCGCTCGGGCGTGCTTGGCATGGCGTCTGATCGTCGTGCGGTAAATCATCCTGCGACAAAGCAGTTTTGTTTGTAGGGATTTTCTGAAGTTGCTGTCGAGGGTTTTTCCCTCGTTTATCGTCCCGATAGGATGCCCGCACTGAATGGATCTCGCTGGCGTCGGTCGGCTCAAGTGATGAGGTGAAGAGGTGGGCAGCAAGTTTGTCGCTGTGGTGGGGCTCAAGGTGACGTGTGGCGAATGTCAGAAGCAATTTGTACCTGGCTATAAACAGCAAATCAGGATTTTTGCTCTGGAGCCTATTGCGTGTCCTTCCTGCTGTGCTGAGCAGGTTGCCACTGAAGCGCAGTGCGATGCGATTCGTGCACTGGGAAATCCGATAAGTTCTTTCAGGCCTGTCTTGGCCATTATGGGTATTCTTGGTGGGGGCTTCTTCGCCATGGTGCTTTATCGCCTTTCTACGGACGATCCCATACCGGATGGCGTGGTGATGCTAGGGTTTGTCATTGCGTTGGGTGTTCAGCTGGCTGTCGGTGCGTCCTTCAGGAAAGCTACGGAGGGTTTGAGCATGGACCTGCAGGGCGTAGCGGCTATGGAGTCAAGCGGGGAGAATGCCCCGGATCCTGAAAAAGACCCGGGTAACTGAAGCTGCGTTGTGTATCAGCTGTTAGGCAGCAACCGGCAGGTGATGCTCTTAATGTAGCGCGTCTCGTGAATCGCCGGGTGCACCGGATGGTCCGGGCCCTGGCCGCCGCGCTCAAGGATTTGCATGTTGCGATCCAGATGGCGGGCGCTGGTCAGCAGGATGTTGTGCAGGTCATCTTCAGGCAGGTGCATCGAGCACGAGGCGCTGACCAGGATGCCGTCCTTGCTGAGCAGGCGCATGGCCTGTTCATTCAGGCGACGGTAGGCGCCTTCGCCGTTCTTCAGGTCTTTCTTGCGCTTGATGAAGGCTGGCGGGTCGGCGACGATCACGTCGAAACGCTCTTCGGCGGCCTTGAGTTCTTTCAAGGCTTCGAACACGTCACCTTCGATGCAGGTGACCTTTTCCGCGAAGCCGTTCAGCGCCGCGTTACGCTCTACGCCGTCCAGGGCAAAGGCCGAGGCGTCGACGCAGAATACTTCGCTGGCGCCGAACGCACCGGCCTGGATGCCCCAGCCACCGATGTAGCTGTACAGGTCCAGTACGCGCTTGCCTTTGACGTAGGGTGCCAGGCGCGCGCGGTTCATGCGGTGGTCGTAGAACCAGCCGGTCTTCTGGCCGTCAAGCACCGGTGCTTCGAACTTCACGCCGTTTTCTTCCAGCGCGACCCAGTCAGGTACGGCGCCGTAGACGGTTTCGACGTAGCGGTTCAGCCCTTCGGCGTCGCGGGCGCTGGAATCGTTCTTGAACAGAATGCCGCTGGGCTTGAGCACCTGGACCAGCGCGGCGATCACGTCGTCCTTGTGCTGTTCCATGGTGGCTGAGGCCAGTTGCACGACCAGAATGTGATCGAAGCGGTCTACCACCAGGCCTGGCAGCAAGTCTGAGTCGCCGTAGACCAGACGGTAGAAGGGTTTGTCGAACAGCCGTTCACGCAGCGACAGGGCAACGTTGAGGCGGTGCACCAGCAGCGACTTGTCCAGCGGCAGCTTGATGTCGCGCGACAACAGGCGGGCGCAGATCAGGTTGTTCGGGCTCATGGCCACGATGCCCAGCGGTTTGCCGCTGGCGGCTTCCAGGACGGCCTGGTCACCTGCCGAAAACCTGTTCAGGGGCGTGGCGGCAACGTCGATCTCGTTGCTGTAGACCCACAGGTGACCGGCCCGCAGGCGGCGGTCGGCGTTGGCTTTGAGGCGCAGGCTGGGCAGAGACATCACGTCGCTCCGGAAAAAAGAGCGGGATTATAGCGCGTCACCCCGGTTACCGGCCGGGATGACGTGAATTAATCGACGATCAGGACAAGGCTTTGAGCAACGCCTCGTTGAAGGCCGGGATGTCATTGGGGTCGCGGCTGCTGATCAGGTTGCCGTCGATGACCACCGGTTCATCGACCCAGTCGGCACCGGCATTGTCCAGGTCATCCTTGAGTGTCTTGTAGCTGGTCAGCTTCTTGCCGCGCACCAGGTCAGCGCTGATCAGCAGCCAGCTACCGTGGCAGATCACGGCCAATGGCCTGTTCTGGCCGTTGATCAGGCGTACGATGTGCTGAGCGTCGGGGTCAATGCGGATGGTATCGGAGTTCTGTACTCCGCCCGGCAACACGACGGCGTCGTAGTTTTGTTCGGCGGCCTGTTTGAAGGTGCGGTCGACCTTGAAATCATCGGCCGGCTGGTCATGGTTCCAGCCTTTGACCTGGCCTGACTGGCTGGACAGAATCTCGGTGGCCGCGCCAGCGGCTTCCAGAGCCTGTTGCGGGCCGGTCAGCTCGACCTGTTCGAAACCATCGGTTACCAAAAATGCGACGCGTTTACCCTGCAGGGATGTGGACATGAGGCTCTCCTGAATCGGTGTGCAGACTTGGGGCAGGCCTTGTCAGGCGGGCGGTCGAGACCGCTCGCTGGCTGCCGGTGTCTTTAGTTCCGAAGCATGGCTGGCGGCAAAGTTCAGAATAAATCACCCGTTTTGGTGATGGACCGTTATTGATTAAGGGGGCAAAATCCGATCATGGCCTCGAGTACGTACCTATGCCCCAAGAGCTGACCCCCGAACTGACCCCCGAGCAGATTCAGCAAGCCCTGCAAGGTATCAGCGTGCCTGCGCAGCCGCAGATCCTTGTCGATTTGCAGATGGAGCAGTACATGCCCGATCCTGATCTGGGCACCATCGCCAAACTGATTTCCCAAGACCCGGGGCTTTCCGGGGCTTTGCTTAAAATCGTCAATTCGGCGCATTTCGGGCTGACCAACAAAATTGCGTCCATCGACCGTGCGGTCAACCTGCTCGGCAGTCGTACGGTGATCAACCTCATCAACGCCCAGTCGATCAAGGGCGAGATGAGCGACGAGACCATCGTGACCCTCAACCGCTTCTGGGACACAGCCCAGGACGTGGCGATGACCAGCCTGACCCTGTCCAAGCGCATCGGCTCGCAGACGGTCGACGAGTCCTATGCCCTGGGGCTGTTTCACGATTGCGGCGTGCCGCTGATGCTCAAGCGTTTCCCCGACTACATGCAAGTGCTGGAAAACGCCTACGCCAACGCCAACGAGAGCCACCGGGTGGTGGACACCGAAAACGCCGCGTTCGATACCAACCATGCGGTGGTCGGTTACTACACGGCCAGATCATGGCGGTTGCCCGAACACCTGTGTGCGGCCATCGCCAACCACCACAATGCCCTGGCGATCTTCCAGGACGAATCGAGCCGCAATGCCCCGCTGAAAAACCTGCTGGGGCCGCTGAAGATGGCCGAGCACATCTGCCAGTCCTTCCAGGTGCTGGGCAATCAGGAGGCCGACCACGAGTGGGAAGTGGTCGGCCCGCTGGTCCTCGATTATGTCGGTTTGTCCGAATACGATTTCGAGTACCTCAAAGAAAGCATCCGCGAACTGAGCGGACACTGATGCCTGAATTGCCAGAGGTCGAAACCACCCGCCGCGGTATCGCGCCACATCTGCAAGGTCAGCGGGTCAGCCGGGTGATCGTGCGCGATCACCGCCTGCGCTGGCCGGTGCCGGAAGACCTGGATGTGCGCCTCTCGGGGCAACGCATTGTCGAGGTCGGGCGACGCGCCAAA comes from the Pseudomonas sp. StFLB209 genome and includes:
- the ilvD gene encoding dihydroxy-acid dehydratase, producing MPDYRSKTSTHGRNMAGARALWRATGMKDDDFKKPIIAIANSFTQFVPGHVHLKDLGQLVAREIERAGGVAKEFNTIAVDDGIAMGHDGMLYSLPSREIIADAVEYMVNAHCADAIVCISNCDKITPGMLMAALRLNIPVIFVSGGPMEAGKTKLASHGLDLVDAMVIAADSTASDEKVAEYERSACPTCGSCSGMFTANSMNCLTEALGLALPGNGSTLATHSDREQLFLQAGRTIVELCKRYYGENDESVLPRNIANFKAFENAMMLDIAMGGSTNTILHLLAAAQEAEIAFDLRDIDRLSRVVPQLCKVAPNIQKYHMEDVHRAGGIFSILGSLARGGLLHTDLPTVHSRSMEEAIAKWDITQTTDEAVHHFFKAGPAGIPTQTAFSQSTRWESLDDDRENGCIRSFEHAYSKEGGLAVLYGNIALDGCVVKTAGVDESIHVFEGNAKIFESQDSAVRGILADEVKAGDIVIIRYEGPKGGPGMQEMLYPTSYLKSKGLGKACALLTDGRFSGGTSGLSIGHASPEAASGGAIGLVRDGDKVLIDIPNRSINLLVSDEELAARRVEQDKKGWKPVEVRPRKVTTALKAYALLATSADKGAVRNKALLDGL
- a CDS encoding dihydrofolate reductase produces the protein MKKHLPLSLIAAMAENRVIGIDNSMPWHLPGDFKYFKATTLGKPVIMGRKTWDSLGRPLPGRLNLVVSRQRDLHLDGAEVFSSLEAAMERAEQWAQEQGVTEVMLIGGQQLYAQGLPHADRLYLTRIELSVEGDAWFPEFDTAQWQRVSTQPNAAEGDKPAYHFDVWERQGT
- a CDS encoding phosphorylcholine phosphatase codes for the protein MNFAPRLLAAALCMGLGLGLSLQASATELKHWPEPAAKALDAMIAANANKGNYAVFDMDNTSYRFDLEESLLPYMESKGLITRDKLDPSLKLIPFKDTAEHKESLFSYYYRLCELDDMVCYPWVAQVFSGFTLKELKGYVDELMALDKPIPATYYDGDTVKTLEVQRPKIFTGQTELYNKLMENGIEVYVMTAASEELVRMVASDPKYGYNVKPENVIGVTMMLKDRKTQQLTTARKQITDKQYDPKANLDLELTPYLWTPATWMAGKQAAILTYIDQWKKPVLVAGDTPTSDGYMLFHGVDVNKGGVHLWINRKDKYMTQLNGMIKANAEAQAKEGLPVTADKNWVIVKPEEIQ
- a CDS encoding class I SAM-dependent rRNA methyltransferase, whose amino-acid sequence is MSLPSLRLKANADRRLRAGHLWVYSNEIDVAATPLNRFSAGDQAVLEAASGKPLGIVAMSPNNLICARLLSRDIKLPLDKSLLVHRLNVALSLRERLFDKPFYRLVYGDSDLLPGLVVDRFDHILVVQLASATMEQHKDDVIAALVQVLKPSGILFKNDSSARDAEGLNRYVETVYGAVPDWVALEENGVKFEAPVLDGQKTGWFYDHRMNRARLAPYVKGKRVLDLYSYIGGWGIQAGAFGASEVFCVDASAFALDGVERNAALNGFAEKVTCIEGDVFEALKELKAAEERFDVIVADPPAFIKRKKDLKNGEGAYRRLNEQAMRLLSKDGILVSASCSMHLPEDDLHNILLTSARHLDRNMQILERGGQGPDHPVHPAIHETRYIKSITCRLLPNS
- a CDS encoding HDOD domain-containing protein, encoding MPAQPQILVDLQMEQYMPDPDLGTIAKLISQDPGLSGALLKIVNSAHFGLTNKIASIDRAVNLLGSRTVINLINAQSIKGEMSDETIVTLNRFWDTAQDVAMTSLTLSKRIGSQTVDESYALGLFHDCGVPLMLKRFPDYMQVLENAYANANESHRVVDTENAAFDTNHAVVGYYTARSWRLPEHLCAAIANHHNALAIFQDESSRNAPLKNLLGPLKMAEHICQSFQVLGNQEADHEWEVVGPLVLDYVGLSEYDFEYLKESIRELSGH
- a CDS encoding type 1 glutamine amidotransferase domain-containing protein, with protein sequence MSTSLQGKRVAFLVTDGFEQVELTGPQQALEAAGAATEILSSQSGQVKGWNHDQPADDFKVDRTFKQAAEQNYDAVVLPGGVQNSDTIRIDPDAQHIVRLINGQNRPLAVICHGSWLLISADLVRGKKLTSYKTLKDDLDNAGADWVDEPVVIDGNLISSRDPNDIPAFNEALLKALS